The Podospora pseudoanserina strain CBS 124.78 chromosome 7 map unlocalized CBS124.78p_7, whole genome shotgun sequence region AACGGTCTCTTATCGTTGAAACAAGAGTCCCAGACTTGGTTGACGACTTTGGTGGCTTGGACGTCGTCTTTACACGTTGGTCTGTTCATGACGGATTGGATGGCACGCATCCGGACGCAGTTTTGGAATTGTTGGGTGAGGGTCCAGTTTCCTCGGGTTATGGTTTCTCGCGTCCAGCGGCATTCACCGCTGAGCATGGAGGCTCTGATCTGTTTTTTAGTGTGTCAGTGTCAGTAAGTACCctagagaagaagggggcaaAACAGCGGGGGAGATGAACCTCTGTACAAGCCGCGTGCTTCAAATCCATACCCCCCATCCAATCCACTTTCCACCTGAGATGATCCCACGCATGCACCATCTCATGCGCCAGTGTGTCCTCCAGATGACTCCTGTCTCTGAACTCATTTGCGCACAGGAGGATTCCGTGATCTGGGCTGAAACCTCCCGTCTGACGGACCACGGTGCCATCTTCGGCTATTCTCCCTGGGCAGCGACGGCAGACGACGTTGTGAGGGCCGAGGTCGCCGTTGAGGGCGGCGGCTTTTTCGCGGAGGTAGCGGACGACGGGGGAGTGCTGGAAGAGCCAGTCGCGGTCTGCTTCGCAGCGGGCGCAGTCGCGGGCTTCGTTGGCTTTGTAGCGGTCTTCGCGGTAGTGCTCGATGCCTTCGCGGGTGACGCGGCCGGTGAGGATGCGGAAGTAGTTGAAGTACCAGGCTAGGGAGGGGTCGTAGCCTGTGCGTTTGGGGTCGTTGGTGAGGTAGccggggggttgttgtggttgtgatgggggggtggatgaggcggCTGGGtctggggatgtggtggtggtggtgggtggtgatggttgtggtggtggttgggaggaCATGATGAATTGGGGAATTGAATTTGTGAAGCTGAATAGGTCGAATTGAAATTTCGGTGTGTTGGCGCGTAGAAAAAGGCGAGATATCTTGAAATGTGATCTCGATATCACAAGCTGTTCGAAATGGAAATGCGCCCCTGGTTCTTTGCCCAGGAACTGAGCTGCCAAGGCCTGTTGAGCTGGAGAACCTTGTTCGCCGCTTTCAGTCTCGAGCAGGCGGTGAGACAGAGGGGCAGAATAATTGCTCGGTAACTTTCAAAGGGCGCGGTCAAAAGGCGTCGGTGTGTGGAGTCACCGCCCGggctgcccctcctcccgacATCGGACCAATcatccaacaccaaacaaACATTTTGACTCTCGAGGATTGCCCAAGCAAagaagagggaaggggaaaaagggGTCTCCACTTGGTGTCTGGGATTCCATGCAACCACGGTTGAGCTGCATCTGCCCAGGCGTCCAAAATACGACGGCAACACGCAACGCTCTAGGAAAGGAAAGCTGATCTCTGTTGCCGAGTATAagtggtctttttttttctttcccctttATAAAGATAATGGAGGCCGATTCCGAGTCGTGTAAGGACAGCCCTTCTTGAGTTTTCATACTCTCATGCCTCATCTCACCTCTCCACTCTTAGTTCATACCCACTGACTTGTTACCGTTGTCTTATAAACATCCAGCCATGAGGGGTCCTCGTCCACTTGGCGTCGTGATCAAGCTGGGTGAGTGTGTCCGTCTGAGCCAATTATTGGATGTGAATCCTCTGACTAACACcaaaccctcaacaccaggaACCAGCTCCATCGTCGACGAGAAGAGCCATGAACCCTTGCTCTCCATCTTGACGTTGATCGTCGAGACAGCAGTCAAACTCAGAAAAGATGGCCACAGAGTCATTATTGTGTCTTCAGGAGCCATCGGTGTTGGTCTCCGGAGAATGGACGTAGAAAAGAGACCAAAGCATCTTTCCAAACTACAGGTTTGTCTTGACTCATCCCCTCTCACAAGAAGGACCCGAGGCTGACATGCCTGTAATATAGGCTCTGGCAGCCATTGGCCAATGCAGGCTCATGAGCCTGTGGGACAGCCTGTTCAACCACCTCAGACAGCCCATCGCCCAGATTCTTCTTACAAGGAATGATATCGCTGATGTGAGTTACCTTGCTGGTTATTCCCCCTCCTTGTGTAACATACCACTtacacaccctccccctttaGCGATCACGCTACCTCAACGCCCAAAGAACAATCAacgagctcctcgacatgGGCGTCATCCCCATCGTCAACGAAAACGACACCCTCGCCGTCTCCGAGATCAAATTCGGTGACAACgacaccctctccgccgTCACAGCCGCCATGGTCCACGCCGATTTGTTGTTCCTCATGACAGACGTCGACTGCCTCTACGACAAGAACCCCCGGACGAACCCAGACGCCCAACCAATCGAAGTAGTAGAggacatctcctccctcgtaGCAGACGTCTCAACGGCCGGCTCCTCCCTCGGGACGGGGGGAATGTCCACCAAGATCGTCGCTGCCAGACTGGCCACCTCGGCGGGGGTGACAACAGTCATTACCAAATCATCCAACCCGGGGAACATTGTCAACATTGTCAAATACATCCAGTCCTCCCGGTCCCCCGGCTCTCCGTCCAAATCTGGCTCCGACTCGGAGGAGGGCGACACTCCAGAAATcatgtcctcctccacctcctccctcaagaaACCagccatccccctccacacccgcttccttccctcccctcacccAGTCAGGGATCGCTACTTCTGGATCCTGCACGGTTTACGCCCCCACGGCACGTTGTTCATCGACACGGGCTGCTACAAGGCCCTTTTGAACAAAGCCGGTCTTTTACCCGTCGGAGTTGTCGACGTGGAGGGGACTTTCCACCAGCAGGAAGCGGTCCGGATCTGTGTCGTGGATAAGAAACACCCTGGGCAGCAACCGCAGGAAGTGGGGAGGTGTCTGACGAATTATTCGAGCGCGGAGGTGAGCAGGATCAAGGGGAAGCACACGAGTGAGATTCCGGGATTGTTGGGGTACATGGACAGCGAGTATGTCGCGCAGAGGGAGAGCATCAGTTTTTTCAGCGGGTTTCATGGCGGGGGGGTGAGCAGGCCGGTTACGCCGGTGGGGAGTGGGGTTAACctggcggggatggtgacgcccaagaggaggggggcggggacgCCggcgcaggaggagaggaggttggaggcggaggataaggagttggaggaggaggggttggtcatgagggggaagaaggaggaggggcagcagGTTaggtttgtggaggaggtcaagattgtgggggaggagggtaagTAGATGATGGGCAATATTCCGTTTTTGCTTTTGATATCTTGGCCTTGTTCGTTGGGTTGTGAAGAGCGGATGGATATAGACAAGACAAAGATAGAagcatcacacacacacatgatTCGGCAACGAAGAAGAGGCTGGTGTCCCTTTTATGCAGATTCGCATATATGCCAAAGACGCCAAAGACGCAAACATGATTTAGTAACAAACGCCAAGACGCCCCCTATTTTATTTACCATACATgttcccactcccccacaGGTatcatctctctctctctccccaaaCCTAACCAGCAAAAAGCGTATCCTCATCCCTCAAATACTCGCCGCAATCCGCCTGCCTAAagcacaccacccccgttgggtccaacctcctcgcctcggTCGTGCTCCGCGCCGTGACGCCAAACCCGAGCGGGATATCCGCCATGCTGTACACCACGCACCCCTGATGCTCAGGGCAATCCTCGCTCCACCTCCCGACGTGGGCCTTGACGACGTTTGATCCGTAAAGGAAGGGTTGGGCACCGTTCTCCTTGATCCAGATCTTGTGACGGGCGCCCTGGGaaaggatggggagggcggtgatgtGGAGGCGGAATTTACCCGTCTTTGTGAGCTTTCCCAGGCAGGtgccgagggagaggagggcgtcgcgggagatggaggtggcgaggttggcgatggagagCTTGACGTAGTAGACGCGGGAGTGGTTGAGCCGGAAGACGTAGCGGTCGCCGTCTTCGAGGGGGGCGATGAGGGATTTTAGGTCGGACATGTAGTTTGCCAGCTATCAATCACAGTCCATGTCAGTGAATTGTCccgggaggatgatggggaagggaaagTACCTTGTCGAGGACCGTCTTCATTTCTTCGTCTGTTAGGGCGCgcattttggcggtgggtgtattatttaattaagaaGGTGTCGCTGAGTTGATGAgatgttgggggaggtgcgACAGGCGCTGGAAACGGGaattgggttgtttggggggggaggtgttgcgTTTtcctggtgttgatgatgatgatggatggctgCTGCTTATCGCAAAGCTTCAACTGAAAAAAAATCAGGAGCCAGAGGATGCCAATCGCCTGCGTGGGGTCCACAGTGTGGGGGAGAGACCCGCTTTTAGCCGCTGCGCTGGGCAGAGGAGGCTTGGCGTTAACCTCACTTCATCATTTTGCTGGTGATTTGTTGATGATTCACTTTGAATGGCGACAGAAGAGAGGTGAGTGGCAGATAAAAAGAATTTTGGTTCGTTAAGACCACCGTGGTTAGCCTCCATCTTAATCCACGGTTGTTTCCAGGGAAAATCATCATGATCCTCGAGGAAAGCACGTCGATATATTGACTTGGGCGGTTGGTGGCATAGACTTCACTTTGGCAGGACTCATGGCAGGCATCAAGAATGATCATCACTAATCCCATGACACTTCAAATTCATCACAGAACACTGATGCACGATATTATTCATTGGGCAACCACCCAATGTATTTCTGCCGACTACCTAACTCGACTTATTCAGGCACAACTCTGTCAACTCCCGCTCGAAATAGCACCACGCAAATATGCTATCTACTATCACTGAGAGATACCCCTAACTGATGACCATGATTTTCATGACTGCTTAGAGAGCATAGCCCAGCACAGCAACGACCATGACAATGCAGTACCAAACCTGAGCACCACGGCCGCCACCATTGTTGGCAGAGCCGGACGAGGGGTAGACCGAAGTCGAGGGGACAGAGTAGGTGAAGGTGCTGTTCCCGTTGCCGTGTCCAAGAGAGGGGAGAATGGTGCCAATTGTGCCCGCAGTGCCGCTGACTGTGACAGTGGCGACAGTGACGGTCGTGCTCACATAGACAGTCGAGTTGGCCGACAGAGACACGGTGTCTGTCAGAGTCTTGGTGGCAGTATTGGTGCTCGAGATTGTGTTGACAGTGCTGGGCTGCTCGGGAATGGAGGAAATGGAGCCGATAAACGGAAGGTAACCATGATcagaggttgtggtggtctCGACGTCGGTGCTCGTAGAGTCCGTGGCGGTCTCGGTGATTGTGCCGGTGGAAGTGACAGTCTCTGTGACGGTGCCGACCATGTTTTCGCCACTGGACAGAGAGCCAGACAAGGGAGGGCCGGCGGTCTGCATGGGGTCATCGCTGTTGAGGGTAGTGACGGTCACAGTGACGGTGACGGACCCGCCAGTGCAGCTCAACTCGGTGGAGCTGAAAGGAGAAGATGGTCAACATTTTGATAAATTTATGGCCACAAAAAGCAATGGCTGCGACCTACGAGATTGCAGTGACTACGGGAACACTGATGGAAGAGGTAGTGCAGAGAGTGCCGGCTTGGACCTCATCACCGCGGGCGACGATGCCATTGCTACCGGCAACTACGACTGATGTTAGCTATCGAAGGTCGAAGAAAATATTCAATTTTAAGACCATCACCTACCAACAGGGATAGCACAGAGAGCCAAACCGATCATCGATTTGAGGATGGAGGCACGGTGGCCGATggttttgagggtggtggaaatcATGACGAATATCTCAAGATGGGATAACGAGTGACtgtttgtggtggttgcAGTTAGCAATGGTGAATGACCAAGTAGATGGGTGACAGGATGGTTGGGTAAAGGTGAGAGTCGCAGGGCAGAAGGAAAACAACGAACTGTTTTGAGGAGAGCCGCGTGCTGCTGAGTTTaggtggggtttgggtgaggtggtgcGAGTGGAAGCAGGGTgcagaaggaggggaggggattaTATGGGCAGATGAGGTCGGCAGAATGCTTTGCTGGGCGGGACAGAGCCGCTCCCAGCGAGCTACAGCAGTCGCCCCAACGATGCGGTGGGCGGGATAGAAGACAATAGCATCATACATACCGGATTCTTGACTATTCAAGAATGATGCTGGACAGGATTGTCGGAACAAGAAT contains the following coding sequences:
- the ATP23 gene encoding Mitochondrial inner membrane protease atp23 (COG:L; EggNog:ENOG503NW4U; BUSCO:EOG09264RBX; MEROPS:MER0127117) codes for the protein MSSQPPPQPSPPTTTTTSPDPAASSTPPSQPQQPPGYLTNDPKRTGYDPSLAWYFNYFRILTGRVTREGIEHYREDRYKANEARDCARCEADRDWLFQHSPVVRYLREKAAALNGDLGPHNVVCRRCPGRIAEDGTVVRQTGGFSPDHGILLCANEFRDRSHLEDTLAHEMVHAWDHLRWKVDWMGGMDLKHAACTEIRASMLSGECRWTRETITRGNWTLTQQFQNCVRMRAIQSVMNRPTCKDDVQATKVVNQVWDSCFNDKRPFEEIYR
- the PRO1 gene encoding Glutamate 5-kinase (BUSCO:EOG09262IZO; COG:E; EggNog:ENOG503NUC0) codes for the protein MEADSESSMRGPRPLGVVIKLGTSSIVDEKSHEPLLSILTLIVETAVKLRKDGHRVIIVSSGAIGVGLRRMDVEKRPKHLSKLQALAAIGQCRLMSLWDSLFNHLRQPIAQILLTRNDIADRSRYLNAQRTINELLDMGVIPIVNENDTLAVSEIKFGDNDTLSAVTAAMVHADLLFLMTDVDCLYDKNPRTNPDAQPIEVVEDISSLVADVSTAGSSLGTGGMSTKIVAARLATSAGVTTVITKSSNPGNIVNIVKYIQSSRSPGSPSKSGSDSEEGDTPEIMSSSTSSLKKPAIPLHTRFLPSPHPVRDRYFWILHGLRPHGTLFIDTGCYKALLNKAGLLPVGVVDVEGTFHQQEAVRICVVDKKHPGQQPQEVGRCLTNYSSAEVSRIKGKHTSEIPGLLGYMDSEYVAQRESISFFSGFHGGGVSRPVTPVGSGVNLAGMVTPKRRGAGTPAQEERRLEAEDKELEEEGLVMRGKKEEGQQVRFVEEVKIVGEEGK
- the NIP7 gene encoding ribosome biosynthesis protein nip7 (EggNog:ENOG503NVZ1; BUSCO:EOG09264PD5; COG:J), which produces MRALTDEEMKTVLDKLANYMSDLKSLIAPLEDGDRYVFRLNHSRVYYVKLSIANLATSISRDALLSLGTCLGKLTKTGKFRLHITALPILSQGARHKIWIKENGAQPFLYGSNVVKAHVGRWSEDCPEHQGCVVYSMADIPLGFGVTARSTTEARRLDPTGVVCFRQADCGEYLRDEDTLFAG